A genomic window from Eleginops maclovinus isolate JMC-PN-2008 ecotype Puerto Natales chromosome 9, JC_Emac_rtc_rv5, whole genome shotgun sequence includes:
- the LOC134870183 gene encoding histone-binding protein N1/N2-like isoform X1, producing the protein MHHGTRCGSFKCNLPRSKLSGNTEPSFLYLSAATKTLTVGISVVRLVSLHSVYYRPEIMPEETSTASSYGSAEEKPCSSSSAAAAADSSVDVAEEAKKLIGTGNRHLVMGDVVSAVRVFQDACGMLAAKYGDTAEECGEAHFLCGKSLLELARMENSVLGNALEGVPEESEEEEEEQPNSSNIESANNLDEETRDDLRNQVYDAMAEKAEAGDIKLESEEGKGTTEVKKENCVSQSKPEVKGSSSPVSKKENSSVPKVNAVEKSPGAAVNGVAERSNGVKDPKEQDGEKTNGKPEEEETGESELADEQDDEESEDDDDEDDDEDGEQNGQEEEEVGNLQLAWEMLEVAKVIYKKKEGKDDQLMAAQTYLKLGEVSAESGNYPQALDDFQECLALQLKHLPPHSRLLAETHYHVATTLCYMDQYSQAIQHYNSSIKVIETRLAMLQEAIGAAEDKNEMEELKQLLPDIKEKVEDAKESQRTGSAASHAIQQTLGGASTSSSAFRSENGGPSSSSAFATVNKIPVKSSDSASSSKAVSNISHLVRKKRKPEEESPVKDTDAKQAKQEATVNGSGDSSASNGNGVREGKSQESASPSASVGSSA; encoded by the exons ATGCATCATGGTACTCGCTGCGGCTCCTTTAAATGCAATCTCCCGCGTTCGAAGTTAAGCGGAAATACGGAGCCGTCTTTTCTGTATTTAAGCGCGGCAACAAAGACCCTCACAGTAGGCATATCTGTTGTCCGTCTTGTCTCACTCCACAGTGTATACTATCGTCCTGAAATAATGCCAGAAGAAACGTCCACCGCGTCAAGCTACGGGAG TGCGGAGGAGAAGCCGTGCTCCTCCTCATCAGCCGCAGCTGCTGCAGACAG ctctgtggaCGTTGCAGAGGAGGCAAAGAAGCTGATTGGCACAGGGAACAGGCACCTAGTGATGGGAGATGTTGTTTCTGCTGTCAGAGTCTTCCAGGACGCCTGCGGCATGCT GGCTGCAAAGTATGGGGACACAGCAGAGGAGTGTGGCGAAGCCCACTTCCTGTGTGGGAAGTCACTCCTGGAGCTTGCCAG GATGGAGAACAGTGTGCTTGGAAATGCCCTGGAGGGAGTCCCAGAAGAgtctgaggaagaagaggaggagcagccgaACAGCTCAAATATCGAGAGTGCCAACAATCTTGATG AAGAAACAAGAGATGACCTACGAAACCAGGTGTATGATGCCATGGCGGAAAAGGCTGAGGCAGGTGACATCAAACTGGAGTCCGAGGAAGGAAAGGGCACCACTGaggtgaaaaaagaaaactgtgtgtCTCAGAGCAAACCTGAGGTGAAGGGATCTAGCTCTCCTGTGAGTAAGAAGGAAAATAGTTCAGTTCCAAAAGTGAACGCAGTTGAGAAGAGCCCTGGTGCTGCTGTAAATGGTGTGGCAGAAAGATCCAATGGTGTAAAGGATCCAAAAGAGCAGGACGGCGAGAAGACTAATGGAAAgccagaggaagaagaaaccGGGGAATCCGAACTGGCAGATGAACAGGACGATGAGGAATCAGAGG ATGATGATGACGAAGACGACGATGAGGATGGAGAGCAAAATGGACAG gaagaggaagaagttGGAAATTTGCAGTTGGCATGGGAGATGCTAGAAGTAGCTAAGGTCATCTACAAAAA AAAGGAAGGCAAAGATGACCAGCTGATGGCAGCCCAGACATATCTGAAACTCGGAGAAGTCAGTGCTGAATCGG GTAACTACCCCCAGGCGCTAGATGACTTCCAGGAGTGTCTTGCCCTGCAGCTGAAGCACCTGCCCCCCCACAGTCGCCTGCTGGCTGAAACCCACTACCACGTCGCCACTACGCTGTGCTACATGGATCAGTACAGCCAGGCCATCCAGCACTATAACAGCTCCATTAAAGTCATCGAGACACGTCTGG CCATGTTGCAGGAGGCGATCGGGGCAGCAGAAGACAAGAACGAGATGGAGGAGCTGAAGCAGCTTCTGCCCGACATCAAGGAAAAGGTAGAGGATGCCAAGGAGAGCCAGAGAACCGGCAGCGCTGCATCCCACGCCATCCAGCAGACACTA GGCGGagcctccacctcctcatcaGCATTCCGAAGTGAAAATGGTGGCCCTTCATCATCTTCAGCTTTTGCAACAGTCAACAAG ATCCCAGTTAAGTCGTCGGACAGCGCCTCGTCTTCCAAAGCAGTTTCAAACATCTCCCATCTTGTCAGGAAAAAG
- the LOC134870183 gene encoding histone-binding protein N1/N2-like isoform X2, with amino-acid sequence MHHGTRCGSFKCNLPRSKLSGNTEPSFLYLSAATKTLTVGISVVRLVSLHSVYYRPEIMPEETSTASSYGSAEEKPCSSSSAAAAADSSVDVAEEAKKLIGTGNRHLVMGDVVSAVRVFQDACGMLAAKYGDTAEECGEAHFLCGKSLLELARMENSVLGNALEGVPEESEEEEEEQPNSSNIESANNLDEETRDDLRNQVYDAMAEKAEAGDIKLESEEGKGTTEVKKENCVSQSKPEVKGSSSPVSKKENSSVPKVNAVEKSPGAAVNGVAERSNGVKDPKEQDGEKTNGKPEEEETGESELADEQDDEESEDDDDEDDDEDGEQNGQEEEEVGNLQLAWEMLEVAKVIYKKKEGKDDQLMAAQTYLKLGEVSAESGNYPQALDDFQECLALQLKHLPPHSRLLAETHYHVATTLCYMDQYSQAIQHYNSSIKVIETRLAMLQEAIGAAEDKNEMEELKQLLPDIKEKVEDAKESQRTGSAASHAIQQTLGGASTSSSAFRSENGGPSSSSAFATVNKIPVKSSDSASSSKAVSNISHLVRKKSASPSASVGSSA; translated from the exons ATGCATCATGGTACTCGCTGCGGCTCCTTTAAATGCAATCTCCCGCGTTCGAAGTTAAGCGGAAATACGGAGCCGTCTTTTCTGTATTTAAGCGCGGCAACAAAGACCCTCACAGTAGGCATATCTGTTGTCCGTCTTGTCTCACTCCACAGTGTATACTATCGTCCTGAAATAATGCCAGAAGAAACGTCCACCGCGTCAAGCTACGGGAG TGCGGAGGAGAAGCCGTGCTCCTCCTCATCAGCCGCAGCTGCTGCAGACAG ctctgtggaCGTTGCAGAGGAGGCAAAGAAGCTGATTGGCACAGGGAACAGGCACCTAGTGATGGGAGATGTTGTTTCTGCTGTCAGAGTCTTCCAGGACGCCTGCGGCATGCT GGCTGCAAAGTATGGGGACACAGCAGAGGAGTGTGGCGAAGCCCACTTCCTGTGTGGGAAGTCACTCCTGGAGCTTGCCAG GATGGAGAACAGTGTGCTTGGAAATGCCCTGGAGGGAGTCCCAGAAGAgtctgaggaagaagaggaggagcagccgaACAGCTCAAATATCGAGAGTGCCAACAATCTTGATG AAGAAACAAGAGATGACCTACGAAACCAGGTGTATGATGCCATGGCGGAAAAGGCTGAGGCAGGTGACATCAAACTGGAGTCCGAGGAAGGAAAGGGCACCACTGaggtgaaaaaagaaaactgtgtgtCTCAGAGCAAACCTGAGGTGAAGGGATCTAGCTCTCCTGTGAGTAAGAAGGAAAATAGTTCAGTTCCAAAAGTGAACGCAGTTGAGAAGAGCCCTGGTGCTGCTGTAAATGGTGTGGCAGAAAGATCCAATGGTGTAAAGGATCCAAAAGAGCAGGACGGCGAGAAGACTAATGGAAAgccagaggaagaagaaaccGGGGAATCCGAACTGGCAGATGAACAGGACGATGAGGAATCAGAGG ATGATGATGACGAAGACGACGATGAGGATGGAGAGCAAAATGGACAG gaagaggaagaagttGGAAATTTGCAGTTGGCATGGGAGATGCTAGAAGTAGCTAAGGTCATCTACAAAAA AAAGGAAGGCAAAGATGACCAGCTGATGGCAGCCCAGACATATCTGAAACTCGGAGAAGTCAGTGCTGAATCGG GTAACTACCCCCAGGCGCTAGATGACTTCCAGGAGTGTCTTGCCCTGCAGCTGAAGCACCTGCCCCCCCACAGTCGCCTGCTGGCTGAAACCCACTACCACGTCGCCACTACGCTGTGCTACATGGATCAGTACAGCCAGGCCATCCAGCACTATAACAGCTCCATTAAAGTCATCGAGACACGTCTGG CCATGTTGCAGGAGGCGATCGGGGCAGCAGAAGACAAGAACGAGATGGAGGAGCTGAAGCAGCTTCTGCCCGACATCAAGGAAAAGGTAGAGGATGCCAAGGAGAGCCAGAGAACCGGCAGCGCTGCATCCCACGCCATCCAGCAGACACTA GGCGGagcctccacctcctcatcaGCATTCCGAAGTGAAAATGGTGGCCCTTCATCATCTTCAGCTTTTGCAACAGTCAACAAG ATCCCAGTTAAGTCGTCGGACAGCGCCTCGTCTTCCAAAGCAGTTTCAAACATCTCCCATCTTGTCAGGAAAAAG